GAACAGGAGCTATGGGAAAAACTATAAAAGAGTTAGGCGGAGAAAAAATAGTAGCTTTTGTTGATAATATAGAAGAGATAAAAAAAGATGAGCAGATTGATGTTGTAATTGATTTTTCACATTTTAGTAAATTAAATAGCTTAATAGATTCTTGTGTTGAAAGAAAATATCCATTAGTAATAGCTACAACAGGATATACAGGAGAAACTTTAGAGAAGCTTTTAGCAGCATCGAAACATATTCCAATTTTATTATCTTCAAACACATCTTTGGGAGTGAATGCAATGAATGGAGTTTTAAAAACTCTAACACCAAAATTAGAAGGTAACTTTGATATAGAGATAATAGAAAAGCATCATAATAAAAAGATAGATTCACCAAGTGGAACAGCAATAACTCTTTTAGATACTGTACAAAAAGCTTTAACAGAAAAATACAATGTGGTTTATGGTAGAGAAGGAGTGGCTAAAAGAGAGGCTAAAGAGATTGGAGTTCATGCTGTTAGAGGTGGAACTATAGTGGGAGAACATACAGTTATTTTTGCAGGAGAGGATGAGATTATTGAAATAACTCATAAAGCTCTGTCAAAAAAAATATTTGCTGTAGGAGCTTTGAAATGTGCTGAATTTATAAAAGGAAAAGAAGCAAGATTATATACAATGGAAGATATTTTTCAATAAAAATTAGGAGGTATTACAAAGATGAGATTAGAAACAGCTGAGGAGTTAATAAGTTTTATAAAAAATTCTAAAAAGAAAACATTAAGTAAAGTTTATATAAATGGAAGTGTTGATTTTGAAAATGATGGTATTTTTACTTTTAAAGGTGAAGAAGGAGTTATTTTAATAGGTGATTGGCAAGAAATTTCTATTATACTAGAGGAAAATAAAGAAACTATAAAAAACTATTTTGTTGAAAATGTAGCGAGAAATTCAGGTGTTCCTTTATTAGATACAAAAGCTATAAATGCAAGAATTGAGCCAGGAGCAATAATAAGAGATAAAGTTAAGATTGGAGATAACGCTGTTATAATGATGGGAGCTGTTATAAATATTGGAGCTGAAATTGGTGAGGGGACTATGATAGATATGAACGCTGTTTTAGGTGGAAGAGCTATTGTAGGAAAAAGATGTCATGTTGGAGCAGGAACTGTATTAGCAGGAGTGATAGAACCTCCATCAGCACAACCTGTAATAGTTGAAGATGATGTTATGATAGGAGCTAATGCTGTTGTAATAGAAGGAGTTAGAATTGGAAAAGGTTCAGTGGTAGCAGCTGGTGCTATAGTGTTAGAAGATGT
This genomic window from Cetobacterium sp. ZOR0034 contains:
- the dapD gene encoding 2,3,4,5-tetrahydropyridine-2,6-dicarboxylate N-acetyltransferase, with the protein product MRLETAEELISFIKNSKKKTLSKVYINGSVDFENDGIFTFKGEEGVILIGDWQEISIILEENKETIKNYFVENVARNSGVPLLDTKAINARIEPGAIIRDKVKIGDNAVIMMGAVINIGAEIGEGTMIDMNAVLGGRAIVGKRCHVGAGTVLAGVIEPPSAQPVIVEDDVMIGANAVVIEGVRIGKGSVVAAGAIVLEDVPAGAVVAGNPAKVVKLKDEKTSEKTKLVDDLRK
- the dapB gene encoding 4-hydroxy-tetrahydrodipicolinate reductase, whose amino-acid sequence is MKIAMHGTGAMGKTIKELGGEKIVAFVDNIEEIKKDEQIDVVIDFSHFSKLNSLIDSCVERKYPLVIATTGYTGETLEKLLAASKHIPILLSSNTSLGVNAMNGVLKTLTPKLEGNFDIEIIEKHHNKKIDSPSGTAITLLDTVQKALTEKYNVVYGREGVAKREAKEIGVHAVRGGTIVGEHTVIFAGEDEIIEITHKALSKKIFAVGALKCAEFIKGKEARLYTMEDIFQ